One window of bacterium genomic DNA carries:
- the grpE gene encoding nucleotide exchange factor GrpE → MAEPEIQSAQADDQQEALSALHQELNNLKRQLEHCQSALQKEKEINRELSDKSLRLQAEFENFRQRMQKEKSDFMRYALENLFKNLLPLIDNFELALESAEKSSCFEGLSEGVKLIHSQFLDTLQKEGLTRFSSLGELFDPRKHEAVIQVDSDGHGENTVVEEFKKGYCLHDRLLRPALVAVVKG, encoded by the coding sequence TTGGCTGAACCAGAAATACAATCAGCCCAGGCCGATGATCAGCAGGAAGCGCTGAGTGCACTTCATCAGGAACTCAATAACCTGAAGCGGCAGCTCGAACACTGTCAAAGTGCGCTCCAGAAGGAAAAGGAAATAAATAGAGAGCTTTCCGATAAGTCGTTGCGCCTTCAGGCGGAGTTTGAGAATTTTCGCCAGCGGATGCAGAAAGAAAAATCTGATTTCATGCGGTATGCACTCGAAAACCTCTTCAAAAATCTCCTGCCCCTGATCGATAACTTCGAGTTGGCCCTGGAATCGGCTGAAAAATCCTCGTGCTTCGAGGGGCTTTCCGAAGGAGTGAAACTTATTCACAGCCAGTTCCTGGATACTCTCCAGAAAGAGGGCCTGACCCGCTTTTCCTCTCTCGGCGAGCTCTTTGATCCCCGAAAGCATGAGGCTGTTATCCAGGTAGACTCTGACGGTCATGGTGAAAATACCGTCGTAGAAGAATTCAAGAAGGGATATTGCCTCCATGACCGGCTTTTACGGCCCGCTCTGGTGGCCGTTGTTAAGGGCTGA
- a CDS encoding RsmE family RNA methyltransferase — MPKFFILPKDISSDQAIIRGGDAHHIRRVLRLKANDEITINCQGRDLLARIETISPSEVRLRIMEHLPSPFQNKNSLVLVQGIPKHSTMDLILQKSTELGVEEIMPLASSRSFVNEQRTVSEGRWQRWQKICQEAAKQCGRSTVPKLHHPLDLPAVCSQVVKENRILPLLLWEKAQQSPLKSILAGRRRVHGREEEEDRESGTREGNKIFILVGPEGSFSGDEIQMAIQAGFIPVSCAPWILRAETAALYALSIIQYEFNFP, encoded by the coding sequence ATGCCCAAATTTTTTATACTCCCGAAGGATATTTCCTCCGATCAGGCAATTATCAGAGGTGGTGACGCCCATCACATCCGCCGTGTTCTCCGCTTGAAGGCGAACGATGAGATAACGATCAATTGTCAGGGCAGAGACCTCCTGGCCCGGATTGAAACCATCTCTCCCTCCGAGGTCCGGCTTCGGATCATGGAGCATCTTCCCTCCCCCTTCCAGAACAAAAATTCCCTCGTCCTGGTCCAGGGGATTCCCAAGCACTCGACCATGGACCTGATCCTCCAGAAATCCACCGAGCTCGGAGTTGAGGAAATCATGCCCCTGGCCTCAAGCCGCAGCTTCGTCAATGAACAAAGGACAGTATCTGAAGGAAGGTGGCAGCGATGGCAAAAAATCTGCCAGGAGGCTGCCAAGCAATGCGGCCGAAGCACGGTTCCCAAGCTCCATCATCCGCTCGACCTTCCCGCCGTGTGCAGCCAGGTGGTCAAAGAGAACCGCATTCTTCCCCTGCTCCTGTGGGAGAAAGCCCAGCAGAGCCCCCTGAAATCCATCCTGGCTGGGAGGAGAAGAGTACACGGCAGAGAAGAAGAGGAAGATAGAGAATCAGGGACCAGAGAAGGAAATAAAATCTTTATCCTGGTTGGACCGGAAGGGAGCTTTTCCGGGGATGAAATTCAAATGGCCATACAGGCCGGGTTCATCCCCGTATCCTGTGCTCCCTGGATACTTCGGGCCGAGACTGCTGCCCTCTATGCACTATCCATTATTCAGTACGAGTTCAATTTCCCATAG
- a CDS encoding type II toxin-antitoxin system VapB family antitoxin → MRTTLNIDDKILEKASLLTGVKEKTALVRLGLEALIARESSKRLARLGGSEKNLRPIPRRRFKES, encoded by the coding sequence ATGAGGACGACATTAAACATTGATGACAAAATTTTAGAGAAGGCTTCACTGTTAACAGGTGTAAAGGAAAAGACAGCCTTAGTGCGTCTTGGATTAGAGGCCCTTATAGCTCGTGAAAGCAGTAAGCGACTCGCAAGGCTGGGTGGCTCTGAAAAGAATCTTCGGCCTATTCCAAGACGAAGGTTTAAAGAATCATAA
- a CDS encoding PIN domain-containing protein, whose translation MVIVDTSLWVTHLREGNNHLEELLLNGEVLCHPFIVGELACGNIKNRVELLTLLQSLEMAPTVTLDELLYFIERNRLMGKGVGFVDAHLLASAQLAEVPLWTSDKRLKSSAIDLKVAYKDGAVIF comes from the coding sequence ATGGTTATCGTCGATACTTCTCTTTGGGTTACCCACCTGAGAGAAGGCAACAACCACCTTGAAGAATTGCTGCTGAATGGAGAAGTACTCTGTCATCCCTTCATCGTCGGTGAATTGGCGTGTGGGAACATCAAAAACAGAGTTGAATTACTGACGCTTCTTCAATCACTTGAGATGGCTCCAACTGTCACCTTGGATGAACTATTGTATTTTATTGAGCGAAATAGATTAATGGGCAAAGGGGTCGGTTTTGTTGATGCACACCTATTAGCCTCAGCCCAATTAGCGGAAGTGCCCTTATGGACTTCTGATAAGAGATTGAAATCATCGGCAATTGACCTTAAAGTCGCCTATAAAGACGGGGCTGTTATATTCTGA
- a CDS encoding FHA domain-containing protein, which produces MKQQPVITVQLVHIQGPLKGEIQEFSEARIAIGRHQSCHLKFPADLTIISRNHAEIVRDGNRFKLVDHSTNGTFVNGKRVVEEAYLKNGDVLSFAEGGPKVSFLTQIQENQAGKESVLPAPQQSGPLPSPPHHPPESEPDSSSRLEPEHPFLQPEPPPLHPEPVEAAGKVVVHNVRVPLIIQYGPTLRSYKAVPVTMGKEASCDFQLDHPGIQGQHVQVFYSQDRYWVKDLTGQRLIMVNRQPIDLQSPLNPGDELSLGPLGPLFRFLGSGRLAEIPKPSSNERPGSPSSDQKGEGHQHKDAPENKDTKGPLSILKKLWKH; this is translated from the coding sequence ATGAAGCAACAGCCGGTTATTACCGTTCAACTCGTTCATATTCAAGGGCCTCTCAAGGGCGAAATTCAGGAGTTTTCCGAAGCCAGGATTGCCATTGGCCGCCACCAGTCATGTCATTTGAAGTTCCCGGCGGATCTGACCATAATTTCCCGCAACCATGCCGAAATAGTCCGAGACGGAAATCGCTTTAAATTGGTAGACCACAGCACCAATGGCACCTTTGTCAACGGCAAGAGAGTGGTTGAAGAGGCGTACCTGAAGAACGGAGACGTGTTGTCTTTTGCCGAAGGCGGGCCAAAGGTCAGCTTCCTGACCCAGATTCAGGAAAACCAAGCCGGGAAAGAAAGCGTTCTCCCGGCTCCGCAGCAAAGCGGCCCCCTGCCTTCACCGCCGCATCATCCCCCGGAGAGTGAACCGGATTCATCTTCCCGGCTGGAGCCTGAGCACCCCTTCCTCCAGCCCGAACCCCCACCCCTTCATCCTGAGCCTGTCGAGGCAGCAGGCAAAGTCGTGGTGCACAACGTGAGAGTCCCCCTCATTATCCAGTATGGCCCTACGCTGCGCTCATACAAAGCGGTGCCGGTTACCATGGGAAAAGAGGCAAGCTGCGATTTTCAGCTTGACCATCCTGGTATCCAGGGTCAGCATGTCCAGGTCTTCTACAGTCAGGATCGCTACTGGGTCAAGGACCTCACGGGACAACGATTGATTATGGTCAACCGGCAGCCCATCGACCTTCAGTCACCGCTCAATCCCGGCGATGAGCTGTCCCTCGGCCCCTTGGGGCCCCTGTTTCGCTTTCTGGGCAGCGGCCGCCTGGCTGAAATACCAAAGCCCTCCTCCAATGAGCGTCCGGGTTCCCCTTCCTCCGATCAAAAAGGGGAAGGACACCAGCACAAGGATGCCCCTGAGAATAAAGACACCAAAGGCCCGCTTTCCATTTTGAAGAAGCTCTGGAAACATTAA
- a CDS encoding Stp1/IreP family PP2C-type Ser/Thr phosphatase has translation MTVSFGQSDPGLRRSNNEDAFIIISEADLLAVADGMGGAAAGEVASRIFIESASALSGGAKCQSEQEALVRVQDIFRSANEKIINHARQNPQCRGMGCTAEVIVFTSQGYVLGHVGDSRTYLLRAGQLKRLTHDHSVVQEQIDQGLITPEDARKHPLKSVILRAVGVNEQLALDLIRDKTVPGDLFLLCSDGLTDMIDDSFIKDILSRPLTLSQKGTQLIEAAKSAGGYDNVTVVLGEVK, from the coding sequence ATGACAGTCTCATTTGGACAATCAGATCCTGGCCTCAGACGCTCGAATAATGAAGATGCTTTCATCATCATATCCGAAGCGGACCTTCTGGCAGTGGCCGATGGAATGGGCGGGGCAGCGGCTGGTGAGGTGGCCAGCCGGATATTTATTGAATCCGCCTCGGCACTTTCCGGCGGTGCGAAGTGTCAATCCGAGCAGGAAGCCCTTGTCAGGGTCCAGGATATCTTCAGATCAGCCAATGAAAAAATTATTAACCATGCCAGGCAGAACCCTCAGTGCCGGGGAATGGGGTGTACCGCCGAAGTCATTGTCTTCACCAGCCAGGGTTATGTTCTTGGCCATGTAGGAGACAGCCGCACCTATCTGCTGCGAGCGGGACAACTGAAACGATTGACGCATGATCACTCTGTGGTCCAGGAGCAGATCGACCAGGGCCTCATCACGCCAGAGGATGCCAGAAAACATCCCCTCAAAAGTGTTATCCTCAGAGCTGTAGGTGTCAACGAACAGTTGGCCCTTGACCTGATACGGGATAAAACCGTTCCCGGCGACCTTTTTCTCCTCTGCTCCGACGGTCTGACAGATATGATTGACGATTCCTTCATCAAGGATATCCTTTCCCGTCCCCTGACTCTTTCTCAAAAGGGAACCCAGTTAATCGAGGCTGCCAAATCAGCCGGGGGGTATGACAACGTAACGGTAGTTCTCGGTGAAGTAAAGTGA
- a CDS encoding serine protease, translated as MSKFTRAWMVLAVAAVTVFLLFAFAGAGSADVEFRSYPFPLPEVEDVISRWLHSNGFEIVRACREGGQVHLGAMKEGERWQIMLKPRSPLASEVQAEYFRQGQPDQALQKELWAHLQRYARNPAAEQEDYGVPSPVLAHSESVVCIKAERGGKPIQFSGFIIDREGLILGTAHDLEGIQEVRVILDNGHELNGQLCRADHDRDLALIAVKTRFDACISLSRGRNLLSMGEKVFSIGCPVNLQGTVHAGFIDGPPRKVNTLLLWQVNMEVLPGSSGSPVFDTQGNVVAVVKGRYRGTDSVGFLIPMETIREFMGQK; from the coding sequence ATGAGCAAGTTCACTCGGGCGTGGATGGTCCTGGCCGTTGCCGCTGTCACGGTTTTTCTGCTGTTTGCGTTTGCCGGGGCTGGAAGCGCGGACGTGGAGTTCAGATCGTATCCTTTTCCTCTGCCGGAGGTGGAGGATGTCATTTCACGATGGCTGCACAGCAACGGCTTTGAGATCGTCCGTGCTTGCCGGGAAGGGGGCCAGGTCCACCTGGGAGCGATGAAAGAAGGCGAGCGCTGGCAGATCATGCTCAAGCCCCGCTCTCCCCTGGCCTCGGAGGTCCAGGCCGAATACTTCCGGCAGGGGCAGCCCGATCAGGCGCTCCAGAAAGAACTATGGGCCCATCTGCAAAGATATGCCCGGAATCCTGCTGCCGAACAAGAGGATTACGGTGTCCCCTCCCCGGTTTTGGCCCACAGTGAATCGGTGGTCTGCATCAAAGCCGAGCGGGGAGGAAAACCGATTCAGTTCTCCGGTTTCATTATTGACCGGGAGGGGTTAATATTAGGAACAGCCCATGACCTTGAAGGGATCCAGGAGGTCAGGGTTATTCTCGATAACGGCCATGAGCTGAACGGACAACTATGCAGGGCCGATCATGACCGGGATTTGGCTCTTATTGCCGTCAAGACCAGGTTCGATGCCTGCATTTCTCTTTCCCGGGGACGAAACCTCCTGAGCATGGGTGAAAAGGTGTTTTCGATCGGATGTCCCGTCAATCTGCAGGGAACGGTCCATGCCGGTTTCATCGACGGCCCTCCGAGGAAGGTGAATACTCTGCTCCTGTGGCAGGTGAATATGGAAGTCCTGCCGGGAAGCAGCGGCAGCCCGGTGTTTGATACCCAGGGAAACGTGGTGGCTGTTGTCAAGGGCAGATACCGCGGCACGGATTCAGTGGGCTTTCTGATCCCAATGGAGACGATCAGAGAATTTATGGGACAAAAATAG
- a CDS encoding serine/threonine-protein kinase produces the protein MLLQYGRYQIENELGKGAMGVVYRAHDPRIDRSVALKVLRPDRVTNEDFVQRFLKEAKAIGRLSHPNIVTVYDVGQDQDTIFIAMEFLDGKPLHTILQEAKPDIGTIVDLGIQVACALDYAHQKGIVHRDIKPGNIIVQPDGRVKITDFGIAHIEDSSATQQTRAGEILGSPAYMSPEQVMGQPVDGRSDLYSLGVVLYELCAGKRPFQEDNLAALFRAITQDNPPELSALDPAIPPLLSQTIVKCLSKQPEKRFQTGLALADALKTCLKKTKAAPTGQDRPKGRFLVLLIAVFLISITAGILVYFFGSARDDRLPPPSPPPSVTEQQPPPTGEAPPVIAFLKVESTPVGAQIFVDGTLHGKTPARLELAPGKHEVRLTLPAYFDWEAQVQLPEKVETPLLVRLMPTEEE, from the coding sequence ATGTTATTACAGTATGGACGGTATCAGATCGAAAATGAGCTTGGCAAGGGAGCTATGGGGGTGGTCTACCGGGCCCATGATCCCCGGATTGACCGGTCAGTCGCTTTGAAGGTCCTGCGTCCGGACCGGGTCACCAACGAGGATTTCGTCCAGCGGTTCCTCAAGGAGGCTAAAGCGATTGGCAGGCTTTCGCATCCCAATATCGTTACTGTCTATGACGTCGGGCAGGATCAGGACACGATCTTTATTGCCATGGAATTTCTCGATGGCAAACCTCTTCATACGATCTTGCAGGAAGCAAAACCGGATATTGGCACCATCGTCGATCTTGGCATCCAGGTAGCCTGTGCCCTCGATTATGCCCACCAGAAGGGAATCGTTCACCGGGATATCAAGCCCGGCAATATTATTGTCCAGCCCGATGGCCGGGTGAAAATAACCGACTTCGGAATTGCCCATATCGAAGATTCCTCGGCCACGCAGCAGACCAGGGCGGGAGAGATTCTCGGCAGCCCGGCTTATATGTCCCCCGAACAGGTGATGGGCCAGCCGGTGGACGGACGCTCAGATCTGTATTCGCTGGGCGTTGTCCTCTACGAGCTGTGCGCCGGGAAGCGGCCCTTCCAGGAAGATAACCTGGCCGCTCTTTTCAGGGCCATTACTCAGGATAATCCCCCTGAACTGTCAGCTCTCGACCCGGCAATCCCCCCCCTGCTTTCGCAGACAATCGTAAAGTGCCTGAGCAAGCAGCCGGAGAAACGCTTTCAGACCGGCCTTGCCCTGGCCGATGCCCTGAAGACCTGCCTGAAGAAGACAAAAGCCGCCCCGACCGGACAGGATCGGCCAAAGGGCAGGTTCCTGGTGCTCCTGATCGCGGTTTTCCTGATCAGTATCACGGCGGGGATTTTGGTCTATTTCTTCGGCTCAGCCAGGGATGATCGTCTTCCTCCTCCTTCTCCTCCTCCGTCGGTTACGGAGCAGCAACCGCCGCCGACTGGAGAAGCGCCTCCGGTGATTGCTTTTCTCAAGGTCGAAAGTACGCCCGTCGGTGCCCAGATTTTCGTGGATGGAACCCTGCACGGGAAAACGCCTGCCCGGCTTGAGCTTGCGCCCGGAAAACATGAGGTCCGGCTGACTTTGCCCGCTTATTTTGACTGGGAAGCCCAGGTTCAGTTACCCGAAAAGGTCGAGACCCCTCTCCTGGTCCGGCTGATGCCGACCGAGGAGGAGTAG
- a CDS encoding tetratricopeptide repeat protein, with protein sequence MKITRKCRAVSLILTLGFFLSGMGVSYGQIAPGQSAPLFSLKDIAGKSHDLAQMKNQPMIILYFFDAESRPSQEGIVSLNQLARQYKGYDLTTLAITLSPRAKIDQFRKQTDLGFPIIQDQSGISDRYQARQILPTVCIIGPGLRVLDHFQGGGKTTEVMLVRLAERELQRKQTTLAKAISAEVVKKNPHNTRAKTVAGYAALREGNLKQAQEVFQNLAKDSGQAEVLGKEGLAAVHVQKGEAARALELAREIEHKAPERSYVHVIKGDILASQDKKQEAEAEYQKAIAKKDAEPYQEAVRHNQLGRLYASSGQYQKARELYDQAVAIDPYYIEGTTNKGITYQKEGNWDKALESFQQAVTLDKGDTFAVVLAKKAQEMLEFQKDNERKKRVDQLVKDLAERYRSQEKSRPKDEDTWTSRPMIISFVDFQEKGGLAERDGFSTVMTSQLSDSLTASNRVQVVERVLIERLMEELNLGSSDLADQETALKLGRVLAAKLIGTGSLFYLPNGTLLNLRLIDSETSAIPLVITRQISPQASLEKELYALNRQILRTVMEKYPLHGYLVEVTGDQALVNLGSRQGVVQGTRFEVLEEGKPITYKGKTLQSSPKIIAQAEVVRVEPDLCHIRIISQERPLKTDDKVQERIAEAVLGEGSEEGSGSRDHE encoded by the coding sequence ATGAAGATTACCCGAAAATGCCGTGCCGTCAGTTTGATCCTCACCCTTGGTTTTTTCCTCTCGGGAATGGGCGTAAGCTATGGCCAGATCGCACCCGGCCAGTCCGCTCCGCTCTTTTCCCTGAAGGATATCGCCGGAAAATCCCATGACCTGGCCCAGATGAAAAATCAGCCCATGATTATTCTCTACTTCTTCGATGCAGAATCGAGGCCGAGCCAGGAAGGAATCGTAAGCCTGAATCAATTGGCCAGACAATACAAGGGCTATGACCTGACCACCCTGGCCATTACCCTCTCTCCGCGGGCCAAGATCGATCAGTTCAGGAAGCAGACCGACCTAGGGTTTCCCATCATCCAGGACCAGTCCGGGATCAGCGACCGGTATCAGGCCCGGCAGATACTGCCCACGGTCTGCATTATCGGGCCGGGTCTTCGCGTTCTCGACCATTTTCAGGGCGGAGGCAAAACCACCGAAGTGATGCTGGTCAGGCTGGCCGAGAGGGAATTACAGAGAAAACAGACCACGCTGGCTAAAGCCATCAGCGCCGAGGTGGTAAAAAAGAACCCTCACAATACCAGGGCCAAAACAGTGGCTGGTTATGCAGCCCTCAGGGAGGGGAACCTCAAGCAGGCGCAGGAGGTTTTCCAGAACCTGGCCAAAGACAGCGGACAGGCAGAGGTACTTGGCAAAGAAGGGCTGGCCGCCGTTCATGTCCAGAAGGGAGAGGCGGCCAGAGCCCTTGAGCTGGCCAGAGAGATAGAGCACAAAGCTCCTGAAAGATCCTATGTCCATGTCATCAAGGGAGATATTCTCGCCAGTCAGGATAAAAAGCAGGAGGCCGAGGCGGAATATCAGAAAGCGATAGCCAAGAAGGATGCCGAGCCGTACCAGGAAGCGGTCAGGCATAACCAGCTTGGCCGGTTGTATGCAAGCAGCGGACAGTATCAAAAGGCGCGTGAGCTTTACGACCAGGCGGTGGCCATCGATCCTTATTACATCGAGGGGACGACCAACAAGGGGATAACCTACCAGAAAGAAGGCAATTGGGATAAAGCCCTGGAATCCTTTCAGCAGGCCGTCACCCTTGACAAGGGCGATACCTTTGCGGTTGTCCTGGCCAAAAAAGCCCAGGAGATGCTGGAGTTCCAGAAAGACAACGAGCGTAAAAAACGGGTTGACCAACTGGTGAAAGACCTGGCCGAGCGGTACCGCAGTCAGGAGAAGTCCAGGCCAAAGGATGAAGATACCTGGACCTCCCGGCCCATGATTATCTCCTTTGTCGATTTTCAGGAAAAAGGCGGCCTGGCCGAGCGGGATGGCTTCTCGACCGTGATGACCAGCCAGTTAAGCGATTCCCTGACCGCCTCGAACCGGGTCCAGGTGGTGGAGCGGGTGCTGATCGAGCGTCTCATGGAGGAGTTGAACCTTGGTTCTTCGGATCTGGCTGATCAGGAAACTGCGCTCAAGCTTGGCCGGGTACTGGCCGCCAAACTGATCGGCACCGGATCCCTCTTTTACCTGCCCAACGGGACGCTCCTGAATCTCAGGCTCATCGACAGCGAAACCTCAGCCATCCCTTTGGTGATCACCCGGCAAATCAGCCCCCAGGCATCTCTGGAAAAAGAGCTTTACGCCCTCAACCGGCAGATATTAAGGACAGTCATGGAAAAGTATCCCCTGCACGGGTATCTGGTTGAAGTCACAGGAGATCAGGCCCTGGTTAACCTCGGCTCCCGCCAGGGAGTGGTTCAGGGGACACGGTTTGAAGTGCTGGAAGAAGGCAAGCCGATCACCTACAAGGGGAAGACGCTCCAGAGCTCACCAAAAATCATCGCCCAGGCCGAGGTTGTCCGGGTTGAGCCTGACCTGTGCCATATCCGGATCATCAGCCAGGAAAGACCCCTGAAAACCGATGACAAGGTCCAGGAGAGAATCGCGGAAGCGGTCCTGGGAGAAGGCAGCGAAGAAGGTAGTGGAAGCAGGGATCATGAATAG
- a CDS encoding CsgG/HfaB family protein, whose translation MNRRAWLTGLILVGFFCASCTLRQSLPLGQGTAMEKDTAIEKGAAVAVWDFDNLSPSAEGQPPSLGELLSAQVMESLQSRGDVTVIERQRLHLALEELKLGSTSLADEATRLKLGHLVGARLMVFGAYQAIAGTMRLDLRLVEVETGKVRNAVKGTASSGDMAEWLKTAREAAAGLL comes from the coding sequence ATGAATAGAAGAGCATGGCTGACAGGTCTTATCCTGGTTGGATTTTTTTGCGCCTCCTGCACGTTGCGTCAATCCCTGCCCCTTGGGCAGGGCACAGCGATGGAAAAGGATACTGCAATTGAAAAGGGTGCTGCGGTAGCTGTCTGGGATTTCGATAACTTGAGCCCATCTGCCGAAGGCCAGCCGCCTTCACTGGGAGAGCTTCTCTCCGCTCAGGTTATGGAATCGCTCCAGTCTCGCGGGGATGTAACGGTCATCGAGCGGCAGCGGCTGCACCTGGCCCTTGAGGAGCTTAAATTGGGATCGACCTCACTGGCGGATGAGGCCACACGGTTAAAGCTCGGCCATCTGGTGGGAGCCCGGCTGATGGTTTTTGGAGCCTACCAGGCGATCGCCGGCACCATGCGCCTCGACCTGCGGCTGGTCGAAGTGGAAACCGGCAAGGTGCGTAATGCTGTCAAAGGAACGGCTTCGAGCGGGGATATGGCCGAATGGCTGAAGACCGCCAGGGAAGCCGCGGCAGGGCTGCTGTAG
- a CDS encoding aspartyl protease family protein, whose product MGEVIVELEIENYDDRVLYEHNLRKIEEIRRERVRVLVDSGSTMLVLPQDLVEQLGLKRLDKVIVTYADERKEEREVAGVAMVRVENRITPVNCVVGPPGSEGLLGQTILEELDLIVDCKEGKLRPRPESPYLVP is encoded by the coding sequence ATGGGTGAAGTCATCGTTGAGCTTGAGATTGAGAATTACGACGATAGGGTATTATATGAGCACAATCTCAGGAAAATAGAGGAGATCCGCAGGGAAAGGGTCAGGGTGCTGGTCGATAGCGGCTCAACAATGCTCGTCCTGCCCCAGGACCTGGTGGAGCAACTCGGCCTGAAAAGGCTGGATAAGGTCATCGTCACCTACGCGGATGAACGGAAAGAGGAAAGAGAAGTGGCTGGAGTGGCTATGGTCAGGGTTGAAAACAGAATCACGCCGGTTAATTGTGTGGTCGGTCCTCCGGGGAGCGAAGGTCTGCTCGGCCAGACCATTTTGGAGGAACTCGACCTGATCGTTGACTGCAAGGAAGGAAAACTCAGGCCACGACCTGAGTCCCCTTATTTAGTTCCTTAA
- a CDS encoding ABC transporter ATP-binding protein: protein MHPIKERAKKSMLAIENLSVRLFSRTILKDVNLHIPPGEVHALFGPNGSGKTTLLMTIMGFPEYEVISGRIILKGEDITNLPVYERAQAGIGISFQRPPTIKGIKTQQMLKICNRSQQDFSPFIEELNFQDLLARDVNQGFSGGEIKKSEMLQLLVQRPLMALLDEPESGVDLENIALIGGAINQLLHRNWPGEETTECRRKVREERRIAGLIITHTGYILDYVEADRGHVMMDGTIACHGNPREILRCIKEVGYEECVRCLI from the coding sequence ATGCATCCAATCAAGGAAAGAGCAAAAAAGAGCATGCTGGCTATCGAAAACCTGAGTGTTCGGCTTTTTAGCCGAACTATCCTGAAAGATGTTAATCTTCATATTCCTCCGGGCGAAGTTCATGCCCTGTTCGGCCCCAATGGATCAGGGAAAACAACGCTCCTGATGACTATCATGGGCTTTCCTGAGTATGAGGTGATTTCGGGCCGGATTATTCTCAAGGGAGAGGATATTACGAACCTTCCAGTTTATGAAAGGGCTCAGGCAGGAATCGGCATCTCGTTTCAGCGGCCTCCAACCATCAAGGGAATAAAGACGCAGCAGATGCTCAAGATCTGCAATCGCAGCCAGCAGGACTTTAGCCCCTTTATCGAGGAGCTGAATTTTCAGGATCTTCTGGCCCGTGATGTCAATCAGGGATTTTCAGGGGGAGAAATCAAAAAATCCGAGATGCTGCAGCTCCTGGTCCAGCGCCCCCTGATGGCCCTTCTGGATGAGCCGGAATCGGGGGTGGACCTTGAAAACATCGCTCTCATCGGTGGGGCTATCAATCAGTTGCTTCACCGGAACTGGCCGGGGGAAGAAACAACCGAATGCCGGCGCAAAGTGCGCGAAGAGCGCCGTATTGCCGGGCTGATCATTACCCATACCGGCTACATTCTCGACTATGTGGAAGCGGACCGGGGGCATGTGATGATGGACGGCACGATTGCCTGCCACGGAAATCCCCGGGAAATACTGCGCTGCATCAAAGAGGTAGGATATGAGGAGTGCGTGCGATGCCTGATCTGA